The stretch of DNA CATCACATCTGCACGGGAGTGCTTAACCTCTCCTTAACCCTGCGGCCCTTGAATCAAATTGTAGGGGTCGACGTGTCCGGAGTGAACCTCCGGTGCGAAATGGATTGGGTTTGAGCGTTGATGATAGTGTCTTGCCCTGCTTGCGCAATGCGCACCGATCGGCCGGAACGGCTGCTGATCGGGTGCAGGGAGGCGATCCGGTGCCGGCGCTGCCAGCATATCTGGCTTGATCGCTCGATGGGTGACTCAGGTCTGGCAAGACCGCATAATGGGTCTCTCATTCCCGAGGCCGCACGGCGTGAGCGTCTGCGCCGGCGCGAGCAGCACCGTGCCGCACCAGCCACTCGCCGCACCGGGGATGTCACGCACTGGCTTGCCCTGACTGGCTTTACCATGGCCTTCGCTGCAGCGATTCTGTTCTGGCCGCAGCAGGTCGTCAGCGCCTTTCCGGCCGCCGCTCGCCTTTATCAGAAGGTCGGAATTGAGGTGAACCAGGTAGGGCTTGCCCTGGAGCGGGTCAGGTCACACCTCGTCTATGCGGGCGGAGTGCCCTCATTGCGGGTGAATGGAACGATTGCCAACGTGTCGCAGGTCGCCCGCCAGGTACCGGAACTTCGCTTTACCCTTCGCGATACAGCGGGCCAGAGTGTCTTCACCTGGTCTGAACCTGTATCGGACCTTCCCCTTCTCCCTGGTGCCCGAATTACCTTTTCAACCAAAATCGCAGCACCGCCCGAGCTTGCTCAAAAAGTGGAGATCCGGTTCAATCGGATTGGTGATGCACCCATGGCAATGACCGATGAGCCTGCCCCGAATTGATGTTCTGTTCTCCGAGCCTGTGATTGCCCGCCGGGTCGAGAAACTGGCCAAAGAGATCGCTGCCATGACAATGCCGCGTCTCTTGGTCATCCCTGTTCTCAAAGGCAGTTTCATCTTCGCTGCCGATCTGATTCGATCGATGCACAGAGCAGGTGTCGAGCCCGAGATCGATTTCCTCATGCTGGCCAGCTATCACGAGGACACGCGATCATCCGGCCGGATCGATGTGCTCCGCGACATCGCGACGGATGTGAGCGATCGCGGCGTGCTTTTGATCGACGACATCCTTGAGTCCGGCCGAACCCTCCACTTTGCCAAGGAATTGATGGCGCGACGCGGTGCGAGGCAAGTCAAGACAGCGGTGCTGTTGGACAAGCCACATAGACGGGCGCAGGACCTGGAAGCGGACTTCGTCGGCTTCAAATGTCCCGATTGCTTTGTTGTGGGTTACGGCATGGATATGGCGCACCGCTATCGCGAGCTGCCATTCATTGGCGTGATCAAAGACCCCGCCGATTGAGCGGTGGCGCGGGGGCTCAGGCAAGCCGCTTCGGTTCGCTCAGTAAATCCCTCTGAGGAGCCGCTCGAGATAATCGAGCTCGAGCTGCGGCCTTGCCGGCTCGTTCATGCGCTGTCTGAGAATGCGCAGGACTTCCTGGGCCCGCATCACTGACATCTCGTCAGGCACGAC from Rhodoligotrophos sp. CJ14 encodes:
- the hpt gene encoding hypoxanthine phosphoribosyltransferase, which gives rise to MSLPRIDVLFSEPVIARRVEKLAKEIAAMTMPRLLVIPVLKGSFIFAADLIRSMHRAGVEPEIDFLMLASYHEDTRSSGRIDVLRDIATDVSDRGVLLIDDILESGRTLHFAKELMARRGARQVKTAVLLDKPHRRAQDLEADFVGFKCPDCFVVGYGMDMAHRYRELPFIGVIKDPAD